The following proteins are encoded in a genomic region of Deltaproteobacteria bacterium:
- the pabB gene encoding aminodeoxychorismate synthase component I, whose product MAVVPLALRRAPLDVLATLAREPGAFLLEVPDDTRPFVILGCAPVAELRVPDGAGGDALAAIERFVAETPLVDPALPFPLGGGVVGCFGYELGRLIEPPRDGIVCGGDLPLALLRRYDPLLAYDRSREQYTLLCSDPRAGAPWLERLAAPAPSWDGPLGGPLAPLLAPARYREAVARILAYLAAGDVYQVNLTQPFTAPLVAPAWALAAQLGRQHPVPYGAYLDLGSTQVVANSPELFLRRRGRRVETRPIKGTRPRGDGPSDDAALAAELLRDPKERAEHVMIVDLERNDLGRVCEVGTVAVERHAVIESHPTVHHLVSTVTGRLRLEVGLADLLRATFPGGSITGAPKVRAMEIIRELEPWPRGPYTGAFGFLDPRGDLELGLAIRTAIVTGGTVRYHAGGGIVADSDPERELAEAWLKTAALRRALGEEPRRGLELCSSG is encoded by the coding sequence ATGGCCGTCGTGCCGCTGGCTCTCCGCCGCGCGCCGCTGGACGTTCTCGCCACCCTCGCGCGGGAGCCCGGGGCCTTCCTGCTGGAGGTTCCCGACGACACCCGGCCGTTCGTCATCCTCGGCTGCGCGCCGGTAGCGGAGCTGCGCGTGCCCGACGGCGCCGGCGGTGATGCCCTGGCGGCCATCGAGCGCTTCGTCGCCGAGACGCCTCTCGTCGATCCCGCCCTGCCCTTTCCGCTCGGCGGCGGGGTCGTCGGCTGTTTCGGCTACGAGCTCGGGCGCCTCATCGAGCCGCCGCGCGACGGCATCGTCTGCGGCGGCGACCTGCCGCTCGCCCTCCTGCGTCGGTACGACCCGCTGCTCGCCTACGACCGCAGCCGCGAGCAGTACACGCTCCTCTGCTCCGACCCGCGCGCCGGGGCGCCATGGCTCGAGCGACTCGCCGCCCCGGCTCCGTCGTGGGATGGGCCGCTCGGCGGACCCCTCGCGCCGCTGCTCGCGCCGGCGCGCTACCGGGAGGCGGTCGCGCGCATCCTCGCATACCTCGCCGCGGGCGACGTCTACCAGGTGAACCTCACGCAGCCCTTCACGGCGCCGCTGGTCGCGCCCGCGTGGGCGCTGGCGGCGCAGCTCGGCCGCCAGCATCCGGTGCCGTACGGGGCGTACCTCGATCTCGGGAGCACGCAGGTGGTCGCCAACTCGCCCGAGCTCTTCCTGCGGCGGCGGGGACGGCGCGTCGAGACGCGGCCCATCAAGGGCACGCGCCCGCGTGGCGACGGCCCGAGCGACGACGCGGCGCTCGCCGCGGAGCTCCTCCGCGACCCGAAGGAGCGCGCCGAGCACGTGATGATCGTCGACCTCGAGCGCAACGACCTCGGGCGCGTGTGCGAGGTGGGCACGGTTGCCGTCGAGCGTCACGCGGTGATCGAGAGCCATCCGACGGTGCACCACCTCGTGTCGACGGTTACGGGCCGGCTGCGCCTCGAGGTCGGCCTGGCGGATCTCCTGCGCGCCACGTTCCCGGGCGGCTCGATCACGGGCGCTCCCAAGGTGCGTGCCATGGAGATCATCCGCGAGCTCGAGCCCTGGCCGCGCGGGCCGTACACCGGCGCGTTCGGCTTCCTCGATCCGCGCGGCGACCTCGAGCTCGGCCTCGCCATCCGGACGGCGATCGTGACCGGCGGCACGGTACGCTACCACGCGGGCGGCGGGATCGTGGCCGACTCGGATCCCGAGCGCGAGCTCGCCGAGGCCTGGCTCAAGACCGCCGCGCTCCGCCGAGCGCTCGGCGAGGAGCCGCGTCGCGGCCTCGAGCTGTGCTCGTCTGGCTGA
- a CDS encoding D-amino acid aminotransferase encodes MAQDRRAPPSARRGAASRPRAVLVWLNGRLVPAGRARVSALDRGLLHGDGAYDTWRTYAGRPFAVAAHVRRLAAAARTLALPSPGPAAAWERRTRLLVARARLPDAAVRLTLTRGPAGDALAPVGRARPTLLLVARPLPRNLSRRQARGVSVILLPFPRDATSPWAALKLVGHASAVAGRLAAARRRADEALYVTPQGQVTEGTTTNLFLVERGALVTPPRSAGILPGVTRALVLALARREGVAAREESVPVPRLRRAAEVFLTSSTVEIVPVVRLDGRVVGDGRPGELTRLLQVRYAAHVRRALRVAGTR; translated from the coding sequence CTGGCTCAAGACCGCCGCGCTCCGCCGAGCGCTCGGCGAGGAGCCGCGTCGCGGCCTCGAGCTGTGCTCGTCTGGCTGAACGGTCGCCTCGTACCGGCCGGGCGGGCGCGCGTCTCGGCCCTCGACCGCGGGCTGCTGCACGGCGACGGCGCCTACGACACGTGGCGCACCTACGCCGGGCGCCCGTTTGCCGTCGCGGCCCACGTTCGCCGCCTCGCGGCTGCGGCGCGCACGCTCGCCCTGCCGAGCCCGGGCCCGGCGGCTGCCTGGGAGCGCCGCACGCGCCTGCTCGTCGCGCGGGCTCGATTGCCCGACGCCGCGGTGCGCCTGACGCTCACGCGCGGGCCGGCGGGCGACGCGCTGGCGCCCGTCGGGCGCGCGCGCCCGACGCTCCTCCTCGTCGCCCGTCCGCTCCCCCGCAACCTCTCCCGCCGGCAGGCACGCGGCGTCTCGGTGATCCTCTTGCCGTTTCCGCGGGACGCGACGTCCCCGTGGGCCGCGCTCAAGCTCGTCGGCCACGCGAGCGCCGTCGCGGGCCGGCTCGCCGCCGCGCGCCGGCGCGCCGACGAGGCGCTCTACGTGACTCCGCAAGGGCAGGTGACCGAGGGGACGACCACCAATCTCTTCCTCGTCGAGCGCGGCGCGCTCGTCACCCCACCCCGTTCCGCGGGCATTCTCCCCGGCGTCACCCGCGCGCTCGTGCTCGCGCTCGCCCGACGCGAGGGCGTGGCGGCGCGCGAGGAGTCCGTGCCGGTACCACGCCTGCGGCGCGCGGCCGAGGTGTTTCTCACTTCCTCGACGGTGGAGATCGTCCCGGTCGTGCGGCTCGACGGGCGGGTAGTCGGGGACGGGCGGCCGGGGGAGCTCACCCGGCTCCTTCAGGTCCGCTACGCCGCGCACGTGCGGCGCGCGCTTCGCGTTGCAGGCACGCGCTAA